From a region of the Pedosphaera parvula Ellin514 genome:
- a CDS encoding class I fructose-bisphosphate aldolase: MAAQEMEMIARALVAPNKGILAADESTGTIEKRFKNINVPNTEENRRDYRELLFTTPDISKFISGVILYDETIRQKNKEGTPLVEILKQQGLIPGIKVDKGAKPLAGFPGEKITEGLDGLRARFEEYYKLGARFSKWRAVITIGNGIPTLACIKANAHALACYAALSQEAGIVPIVEPEVLMDGSHTLQRCAEVTELTIRIVFEELFMQRVVFEQMLLKPNMVTAGKDSPEQASVSDVAKATIRVLRHSVPAAVPGIVFLSGGQNDILATEHLNAMNQLGPHPWQLSFSYGRALQDAPLHAWLGNPSNRATAQQAFLHRAECNGMARSGKYSEQLEAGSGNGQATARKPIVASASQD, from the coding sequence ATGGCCGCACAGGAAATGGAAATGATTGCCCGGGCTCTCGTGGCCCCAAACAAGGGAATTCTTGCTGCTGACGAAAGCACCGGCACCATCGAGAAGCGATTCAAAAACATCAATGTGCCGAACACGGAGGAAAATCGCCGGGACTACCGCGAATTGCTCTTCACCACTCCGGACATCTCGAAATTCATCAGCGGTGTCATTCTTTATGATGAAACCATCCGTCAAAAAAATAAGGAAGGCACCCCGTTGGTTGAAATCTTAAAGCAGCAGGGCCTGATCCCCGGCATCAAGGTTGATAAGGGCGCCAAGCCTTTGGCTGGTTTTCCAGGCGAAAAGATCACCGAGGGCTTGGACGGCCTCCGCGCCCGCTTCGAGGAATACTACAAACTCGGCGCCCGTTTCAGCAAATGGCGTGCGGTGATCACCATTGGAAACGGCATCCCCACTCTCGCTTGCATCAAGGCCAACGCTCATGCTCTTGCCTGCTATGCGGCCCTGAGCCAGGAAGCAGGGATTGTCCCCATCGTGGAACCGGAAGTATTGATGGACGGCAGTCATACCTTACAACGTTGCGCCGAAGTCACTGAGCTGACTATTAGAATAGTTTTTGAAGAATTGTTTATGCAACGGGTCGTCTTCGAACAAATGCTCTTAAAGCCCAACATGGTCACGGCCGGCAAGGACTCTCCTGAACAGGCCAGCGTCAGTGACGTCGCCAAAGCCACCATCCGCGTCCTGCGTCATTCTGTTCCTGCCGCCGTTCCCGGCATTGTCTTTCTCTCGGGAGGCCAGAACGATATCCTGGCAACCGAACATTTGAATGCCATGAATCAACTCGGTCCGCATCCTTGGCAACTAAGTTTCTCGTATGGCCGCGCCTTGCAAGACGCTCCCTTGCATGCATGGCTGGGCAATCCTTCCAACCGCGCAACCGCTCAACAGGCATTCCTTCACCGCGCCGAATGCAACGGCATGGCTCGCAGTGGAAAATACAGTGAGCAACTCGAAGCAGGTTCCGGCAATGGTCAAGCAACTGCTCGCAAACCAATTGTCGCCTCTGCCAGTCAGGATTAA
- a CDS encoding POT family MFS transporter encodes MARTKYLTEPIKTNQMPPGVPYIVANEAAERFSYYGMRSILVVFMTKYLLNRHGQLDVLSDTDAKYWYHLFLASVYICPIIGSIIADAFLGKYMTIISLSIVYCLGHLALALDATKTGLAIGLGLIALGSGGIKPCVSAHVGDQFSAGNQHLLPKVFSWFYFSINFGSAISTLLIPILLERYGPHIAFGIPGILMFLATIFFWMGRYKFAHIQPARNKFFEETFSPLGLKTLGKLAVIYVFVAVFWSLYDQSSSAWVLQAEKMDRHAFGHEWLPAQLQAINPLLILIYIPLFTYGIYPAINKVFPLTALRKISIGFFVTAASFLVPAYVESRIVAGETPHIIWQFYAYTLLIAGEIFVSITALEFSYTQAPKRMKSFIMATFLASVTLGNVFTSQVNGFMKSHPDVAGKLAGPNYYLFFAALMFIAAILFIFVAINYKEQTFIQGTEESASQL; translated from the coding sequence ATGGCCAGGACAAAATATTTAACCGAGCCGATCAAGACAAACCAGATGCCACCGGGAGTGCCCTATATTGTGGCCAATGAGGCGGCCGAACGGTTCAGTTACTATGGCATGCGGTCCATTCTCGTGGTGTTCATGACCAAGTACCTGCTGAACAGACATGGGCAATTGGATGTCTTGAGCGACACCGACGCCAAGTATTGGTATCACCTTTTCCTGGCTTCGGTTTACATTTGTCCAATTATTGGCTCAATTATCGCCGACGCGTTCCTAGGCAAGTACATGACCATCATCAGTCTTTCCATCGTCTATTGCCTGGGACATCTGGCCTTGGCTCTTGACGCGACTAAGACAGGATTGGCAATCGGGTTGGGATTGATCGCTTTGGGCTCAGGAGGCATTAAACCGTGTGTTTCGGCGCACGTGGGAGACCAGTTCAGCGCTGGAAATCAACACCTTCTACCGAAGGTTTTTAGCTGGTTTTACTTTTCCATCAACTTCGGTTCAGCGATCTCCACCCTGCTGATACCGATTCTCCTGGAAAGGTACGGACCGCATATTGCATTCGGAATTCCGGGAATTCTCATGTTTCTGGCCACGATCTTCTTTTGGATGGGGCGTTATAAATTCGCGCACATTCAACCTGCCAGAAATAAGTTTTTTGAAGAGACATTCAGTCCATTGGGGTTGAAGACGCTGGGCAAACTGGCTGTGATCTATGTCTTTGTGGCGGTATTTTGGTCGCTTTACGACCAGTCAAGTTCAGCCTGGGTGCTGCAGGCGGAGAAGATGGATCGACATGCGTTTGGGCATGAATGGCTGCCAGCACAATTGCAGGCCATTAATCCGTTGCTGATTCTTATTTATATCCCGCTGTTTACCTATGGGATATATCCCGCCATCAATAAAGTGTTTCCGCTGACGGCTTTGCGGAAGATTTCCATTGGGTTTTTTGTCACGGCTGCGTCGTTTCTCGTGCCCGCCTATGTGGAGTCGCGGATCGTGGCAGGTGAAACGCCGCATATCATTTGGCAGTTTTATGCCTACACGCTGTTGATCGCCGGAGAAATTTTCGTCTCGATCACCGCCTTGGAGTTTTCCTATACGCAGGCACCCAAACGGATGAAATCCTTTATTATGGCCACTTTCCTAGCTTCGGTGACTTTGGGAAACGTTTTTACGTCGCAGGTAAATGGGTTTATGAAGAGTCATCCTGACGTGGCTGGCAAACTGGCCGGTCCGAATTATTATCTGTTTTTCGCAGCTTTGATGTTCATTGCGGCAATATTGTTTATTTTCGTTGCCATCAATTACAAAGAGCAAACTTTTATCCAGGGAACAGAAGAATCCGCCAGTCAGCTATAG
- a CDS encoding SPW repeat domain-containing protein, with protein sequence MKTIPTYVHGILDYLVGFILLIAPNLFGFAHLGGAAVDVPRTIGLLILIQALFTNYELGLFKIIPMRMHLGVDYVLTIFLAISPWLFNFHNQPRNVWMPHVVVGVLAFLLTLMTQTVPRRMPTVREHRTVI encoded by the coding sequence ATGAAAACCATACCAACATACGTGCACGGCATACTTGACTACCTTGTCGGTTTTATTCTACTTATCGCCCCGAACCTATTCGGCTTCGCTCACTTGGGTGGAGCAGCAGTGGATGTCCCGAGAACCATCGGGCTATTGATCCTCATTCAAGCCTTGTTCACAAATTATGAGTTGGGGTTGTTTAAAATAATCCCGATGCGAATGCATCTGGGGGTGGACTATGTACTTACCATATTTTTGGCCATCTCACCATGGCTGTTTAACTTTCACAACCAACCCCGCAACGTCTGGATGCCCCATGTGGTGGTCGGAGTTCTTGCTTTCTTGCTCACCTTGATGACTCAAACGGTTCCCCGTCGCATGCCTACCGTACGGGAACACAGGACGGTGATCTAA